In Actinomyces radicidentis, one genomic interval encodes:
- a CDS encoding HAD-IIA family hydrolase: MTQPADVSPLTTPLLGSRKPLAETYDVALLDLDGVCFAGDARIEHAAEGVNGARARGMRLSFVTNNASRAPQAVVDKLARNDIEGHPSEVFSAAMDGATILAERVPAGSPVYVIGGAGLREAVIDAGLSVVDSAEDHPVAVIQGWDPSVDWAMMSEGVYAINDGALFVATNTDATLPTERGFALGNGSLVVAVAHASGVEPIAGGKPFPGIYERALARSGGSHPLAVGDRLNTDQVGARAAGIPGLHVLTGVSTARDVLTAPVEERPSYLHTDLRGLIEAHPEPERVLCDQAIWWRVGRTRVRVDAGLLDWHGHGVLAQVPTEEPVEVSLDAYRGFACAAWEYADDHDGDTSRLTIPPLRVVAD; this comes from the coding sequence ATGACTCAGCCCGCCGACGTCTCGCCGCTCACCACCCCGCTCCTCGGCTCACGCAAGCCGCTTGCCGAGACCTACGACGTCGCCCTCCTCGACCTGGACGGCGTCTGCTTCGCGGGCGACGCCCGCATCGAGCACGCCGCTGAGGGCGTCAACGGCGCCCGCGCCCGCGGTATGCGCCTCTCCTTCGTCACGAACAACGCCTCGCGCGCCCCGCAGGCCGTCGTCGACAAGCTCGCCCGCAACGACATCGAGGGCCACCCCTCCGAGGTCTTCTCCGCCGCCATGGACGGCGCCACCATCCTCGCTGAGCGCGTCCCCGCCGGCTCGCCCGTCTACGTCATCGGTGGAGCGGGCCTGCGCGAGGCCGTCATCGACGCCGGACTGAGCGTCGTCGACTCCGCGGAGGACCACCCGGTCGCCGTCATCCAGGGCTGGGACCCCTCCGTCGACTGGGCGATGATGTCCGAGGGCGTCTACGCCATCAACGACGGCGCCCTCTTCGTCGCCACCAACACCGACGCGACCCTGCCCACCGAGCGCGGCTTCGCGCTGGGCAACGGCAGCCTCGTCGTCGCCGTCGCCCACGCCTCCGGCGTCGAGCCGATCGCCGGCGGAAAGCCCTTCCCCGGCATCTACGAGCGAGCCCTCGCCCGCTCCGGCGGCAGCCACCCGCTCGCCGTCGGCGACCGCCTCAACACCGACCAGGTCGGCGCCCGAGCCGCCGGCATCCCGGGCCTCCACGTCCTCACCGGCGTGTCCACCGCCCGCGACGTCCTCACCGCCCCGGTCGAGGAGCGTCCCAGCTACCTCCACACCGACCTGCGCGGCCTCATCGAGGCCCACCCCGAGCCCGAGCGTGTCCTGTGTGACCAGGCCATCTGGTGGCGCGTCGGCCGCACCCGCGTCCGCGTCGACGCCGGGCTGCTCGACTGGCACGGCCACGGCGTCCTCGCGCAGGTCCCCACCGAGGAGCCCGTCGAGGTCAGCCTCGACGCCTACCGCGGCTTCGCCTGCGCTGCGTGGGAGTACGCGGACGACCACGACGGCGACACCTCGCGCCTCACCATCCCGCCGCTGCGCGTCGTCGCCGACTGA